A window of Ananas comosus cultivar F153 linkage group 11, ASM154086v1, whole genome shotgun sequence genomic DNA:
CATGAGAAAGCAGGCTAACGATCGATCACCCCACTACCAACTACcaaggatgaggatgaggatgactTCCGGTACTGCTGCAggctttttaaaatcaaattgtaTCATCCTTAATCCTTGAATGTTTTCTTCTGTTATTTGGTCTGATTTCGAGCTTCTCCTGTTATTCTGAATATCATGTCTCTATTATGTTCTCTGATTTTTGTTTCTATCTACGCATTTTTGATTGATCAGCTGTTTCCTTATGAAAATCATACAAGGTCACAACCGCGCCAGCATTCTCACGGTGCATTTCCTCTTTGTCTTCGGTAAGGCTCTCGAGAATCTGCACTACCTGGTTCATGGTGGGCCTTCCTTTAGGGTTATTGCTCAAACAGTCGTAAGCCAATTTCGCCACCTTCTCCACATGCTCGCTTGTGTACTGACCATCCATTCTCTGGTCAATGATCTTCAGCAACTTAGTGTTGCGGACCAAGAGAGGACGGGCCCACTCAACAAGGTTGTGCTCGCGACCGGACCTGTTCTTATCCATCACCCTTTTGCCAATCAACAACTCTAGAAGCACAACTCCAAAACCGTAAACGTCGCTTCGAGAGGTTAGGTGCCCTAATAAAAGCAAAACATAGCAAATTAACTACATACCCATATGGCGTGAATAAACCCACTCTGTATATCTTCTGAGTAAAAGCTAAAAATCATGATACACCTAGTTTAGTTAGTTAGTGAATTACCAGTCATGACATACTCAGGAGCCGCATAGCCATAGGTCCCCATGACTCTTGTTGAAACATGTGTTTTTTCTCCCACAGGCCCCTCCTTTGCAAGGCCGAAGTCCGAAAGTTTTGCATTATACTCCTGCATTGTAACATTATGATGAGAGAAACTTTAGATTATTAATTTCAAGGAGCAGAAGAACATTGATATAACATGACTTGAGTGAACAAAAACATGACTCATGACGTGTCCATAGTTTCTTTTTTGGGATGATAAATGAGGAAAAAGGAATTAGAAGGTGAAGGGGGAGTAATTCCTTGGTTTGAGAtcaaaactagaaaaaaaatgtagtaCAGCTGCATGGCATAGATACGAACCGCATCAAGCAAGATATTTGAGGTCTTGAAATCACGATAGATGAGGGGCCTTTCAGCTCCATGAAGAAAGGCAAGACCTCTGGCAGCGCTCAGTGCGATATTCATCCTAGTTGGCCAGGGCATAGTCGTGCATATCCCTGCAGCAGTACAAAGCAGCTGTGTGAATGTCAAACTTTAATAATAAGACAACTTTTTGAGCATACAAGTTAATCCATGTCAAGGAGTCGTTTTACGTAAGCTCGTTTCAGTTGTTTCCCCCATTTCTACTTCTGCCTTTAGCCGCATCTCACCGTTGGTGGGGAATTTGGCATATAGAGAAGGCTACATTCTGCTGACAAAGATTGCTGAGACATGATTATGAGCCCCAAGAAGCTCCAACTTCTAGCTTCTAATTCAAGTGCTGAGAGAAGCTGTTGGAGGGATATTATTATAAAGCTTCTTCAAATTGCACTACTCGAACAACACTTTGCCGGATGCCTAACAGGATAGCCAAATAGGCTTTAACTCTCCATCCTtaagtaattttcttttgaaattacTACTTACTCAAAAGAAGCAATTTAATAGGTGTGAATGCTCAAAGAAGATCttactatataaaaaatgaattcaAAAGACAAGTACAGTTTTCATACGTCGAAAAAGATGCTGTTCAAGGCTCCCTGAAGCCATGTACTCATAAACCAGCAACCTGTGTTCATTCTCACAGCAGTAGCCAATTAGCTTGACCAGATTTGGATGGCTGAACTGCCCAAGATAGCTAACTTCTGCCTGCAGAAAATGCAAAACCAAATTGCTTGAGGATCATCAaaaatcctttttctttctgcCACAAAAAAGTGTGCAAACTATGTATCACCTAAAACATCTTCACTACTCACTGAAAGAAAGTTGATTTTAGAGGAGTAATTCATACTTTCCAGAATTTTGGTGAATAATATATTTAGTTAATGCTTAACTAAAAGCACCTCTATTCTGCAATCTCCTCTGACACTTGTATCATTCCgacttcaaatattatttggACCTCTGCTTAGTAGTAAAGGAGCATATCAGAGAAGATCAAGTGTAAAAACCACTTTAGTGAACATAGTTAAACTAAaatatgttaggatttggttagatttgtagttgaatcctagttagataaaaattaatatttaaatctattggagataaattaagatttaaatattaattagaggataaaatctaactagattaggattaatatttaaatctattagagattaattaagatagatttagatattaattggagtagaaatcctaaatatattaggattggggtacgttttagtGGAGCCTCATAAATAACTCTTTGTGGGTTTGCTTTTGATGTGAGTACGGTCAAGAGAAGAAAAGGCCTCTTgggtgccgtaccagagagagaaaaagagagagagagttatttagtgcacctagtgcacgggtgcacgcggatgattgtcttctttatgggaTTATAGAAGACAAGAGAAGGGTAGAAAAAGATTCAAGAAAGAGAGCTTggattgtagctactctgtgcagaagaggagtcaggtgtaatcttctcttatttaatgaatcttattttacccgaatattttctgttttggtatttctctcttttatgattgtatgctgaggagacgggtttatggttaaaacccgatttgacgcttccgttgcggaatcccaacaatcgataccgaaTTCATAGCAGTCGGTATCGgggcgggttgcggattcatgagatccggtaccggggcgagtactgGATTCCCAACAAGTGGCATCAGAGCCAAAGGTTACCGATCTACGGGAGAGATCAACGGAAATGgccacgaaattcgaaatcgagaagttcgacggcaagaacaatttcggattatGGCAAATTAAAGTACGGGCAATCCTCGTACAGCAAGAGTTAGACGAGACGTTGAACNtctgtgcagaagaggagtcaggtgtaatcttctcttatttaatgaatcttattttacccgcatattttctgttttggtatttctctcttttatgattgtatcagcttttgctgaggagacgggtttatggttaaaacccgatttgacgcttccgttgcggaatcccaacaatcgataccggattcacagcagtcggtatcggggcgggttgcggattcacgagatccggtaccggggcgagtaccggattcccaacaagtggtatcagagccgaaggtTACCGATCTACGGGAGAGATCGACAGAGATGGCCatgaaattcgaaatcgagaagttcgacggcaagaacaatttcAGATTATGGCAAATTAAAGTACGGGCAATCCTCGTACAGCAAGAGTTAGACGAGACGTTGAACAGAAAGGAGGCAAAGCCGGCGGACGTCACGGATGTggcatggacgaagatggagcggaagacgctgagtacgcttcatctatcattagcagatgaggttctttacaatgTAGTCGGCGAGACGACATCGGCgaaattgtggaagaaattggaagatctgtacatgaccaaatccttgacgaacagattgtatctgaagcagcgactgtttaCGCTGCGGATGCAGGAACCGGCGAGCCTACATGAGCATCTGAacgagttcaacaaggtggtggcccagttgaccaacatcggagtcaatctggatgacgaagaCAAGGCGTTGATCCTACTATTTTCGCTACCGACGacatatgagcatctggtgaccacgttgctttatggcaaggagtCTATAAGCATGGAGGCGGTCACGgcggcgcttctctcgaacgagatgagaaagatgactcaggagtccGGCACGCAAAGTAAGGATGTAGGACTGGTGGTGACTGCGAAAAAGGAGGCGAGAATATCGGCGACCGGATATCGTTAGAAGAAACTGCTATCTGAGGTAGAATGCTTTTGCTGTCACAGGAAGGGGCATATCAAGCTCAACTGTCGAAAACTTCAggatgatctgaaggagttaaagcgacaaaaggagaaaactgtcgtgaaccaggacgagacggtatcagcgacggCGCAGACAGCAGAGTCggagatgatcgattctgatgtgctgtatgcggcgaccggaggtgcgaaaatttcggatgatgcgtgggtgctcgatttggcgtgttcttttcacgtatgcccggagaaggagtcttttgccacctataaggTGACCAAAGGTGGAAAGGCGTTGATGGGGAACGGGATAGCGAGTAAAGTATTGGGAGTCGGCATGGTGAAAATTcgaatgcacgatggggtcgtgagAACGCTGACAGGTGTACGGCACGTTCCTGAATTGAAGcggaatttgatctcgttaggcgcattggactcgaagggttgcgatatttcagcttcaggtggagctatgagggtccgaaaacGAGATCGGGTCGTATGCGAGGCGAACAAGTGTGGGAACTTATACGTTCTGAACGGGAGTACAGCCAGAACGGGAGCGAAGacggtttgggttccaaaagttcgcggaTGTGCAGTTGCTCGAGACGGAGCGACGGATGCGACAACAtcgagcggaggagacaagctcaaggtggagcttgcatggtgagctcgacgtagcggttgaagactacaaatccaaccaaaGTGGAGactgttaggatttggttagatttgtagttgaatcctagttagataagaattaatatttaaatctactggagataaattaagatttaaatattaattagaggataaaatctaactagattaggattaatatttaaatctattagagattaattaagatagatttagatattaattagagtagaaatcctaaatatattaggattggggtacgttttagtGGAGCCTTATAAATAACTCTTTGTGGGTTTGCTTTTGATGTGAGTACGGTCAAGAGAAGAAAAGGCCTCTTgggtgccgtaccagagagagaaaaagagagttaTTTAGTGCACCTAGTGTACGGGTGCGCGCGgatgattgtcttctttatgggaTTATAGAAGACGAAAGAAGGGTAGAAAAAGATTCAAGAAAGAGAGCTCGtattgtagctactctgtgcagaagaggagtcaggtgtaatcttctcttatttaatgaatcttattttacccgcatattttctgttttggtatttcgctcttttatgattgtatcagcttttgctgaggagacgggtttatggttaaaacccgatttgacgcttccgttgtggaatcccaacaatcgataccggattcacagcagtcggtatcggggcgggttgcggattcacaagatccggtaccggggcgagtaccggattcccaacaaaataaaatagggctttttttgcaaatagccccctgacaaattttatttgcaaaaatagccccgtctaaaaattatttgcaaaaatggccctgcccctgccacgccagcgccacatcagcgccacgcaggcagggcgggcccagatgtttaagttgaacacggtgaaccattcaccgtgtccaatacaaataattggatacggtgaatgattcaccgtgtctaatacaaatacctccaacttagccattgttggggtatttgtattggacacggtgaaccattcaccgtgttcaatacaagattttttttattgggcacggtgaatggttcaccgtgtccaatacaaataccccaacaatggctaagttggaggtatttgtattagacacggtgaatcattcaccgtatccaattatttgtattggacacggtgaatggttcaccgtgtccaatacaaatatttcgatcttagctattttgtattggacacggtgaatcattcaccgtgtccaatacaaaagctttatattgaacacggtgaatggttcaccgtgttcaacttaaccatctggcccagccccgcccgcgtggcgctgacgtggcacttgcgtggcggggccagggccatttttgcaaataaatttttgacagggccaattttaaaaaaaaaaatttgtaagggggctatttgcaaaaaaagcccaataaTATAGGTTCCGAATCCAGAAAAAATTTCTCGAAAGAAACTAACAATAATGGAAGCAACAATAGTTTTTGCCTAAAGGCAAATGCAATAACTCAGCTCATTTATTGGAAGTATCACTTCTAATCTATTTATGCCCTGTTTGGCCCTATTGTAAGATGCAATATTGTTCAATGAAGTGTTATCTTAGTAGTGCTAATTGAAGGAGCACTATACTAAATTCCTTTAGGATGTTCTCTCTACAGGAAATCAGAAGCTCCAAGTAGGAGCTTCTATAATTGGGGGTTCAGAATCTTAGTTCATCCTCCCCCCTAGCAGCAAGAGCACTTGAAGTATTGTGTTTTGAAAATGCTTTGACGGTGGTGGCTGCAGTTGAAACAAAAGGAAGTGGGGCCAAATCGGCACTTGAGGAGTTTTTGGTTCTTGCAGTAAAACAGATGTGCTTTCTTGCATATGGGATAGCAAACACAGTGGAGATTGAATGAATGGTAAGATTCTTTATCAAAATGAATCATAAGACCAAAACAAGCATTGATTCTTACCAGCCATTCCTTGTCTCCCTGATAACCATCCGGATTCAGTTCCTTGACCGCGACTTCAGTGGCCTGGAAACCCGGCCTCACATTCTCATCTATCACACCTCTATAAACAAAGCCAAATCCTCCCTCTCCAACAATTAGGTCGGGCCTGAAGTTCTTTGTGGCCAATGCTAACTCGTTGTACGTGAATATGTTGACATGCCCATACCCTGCCATTAATCGAAAGTCCTCCACATCCTTCGGGACCACTGGCACACCAACTACACTACTGATCGCCGATGCAACTCTACTAAGCTTGATAGGGGAGGacgattttttaaaattttttcctgCTGAATAAGATTACAATAATATTAAAGATAAAGTACTAAAGACACTGAAAAGTTAGACTTCATAAGTTATAAGACCTAATTTGCATTCAAAACTatgattttgttttcttctccAATTGAGCTAATCTATGAGCTCAATTAGTTATCTGTCGCGAAACAAGAACACTAAATGGAAAACATACTAATATCATATATTCTATCAACTAAGCTTCTTCTTAAATGACAACATATATCTTATAATATGACGACATATATGGTAATAAGCACTGTCATGAGTGAAAGGCCCATATGCTTGCATTACTAGCAATGTGAATCAACATGTTTTGTATTATCAACTAATGTGAACCAACTTGTCTGTTATAGTAGAATGTTTTGTACGCAGGATTGCGCGCATTAGACACTAAaaggacccaaaaaaaaaaagtagggagaGCTTGAAAAGGCCCTGAGACATAGCATATTTGCGGCTTACAGTCCTACGGTTCAAAGCCGGATAGCTGTTAAAAGGTTTAGCCAAGTATTGCGAAACTACATGCAACAGTCGCATGATTTGTAGTTTATTATTCAATGATTTACAAAATGGAGCAATTTGCTACTCTTTTTGCCTGCAGATCCTTGCAAAAGACAAACACAAAAGCCACAGCAATTAAAGCCTAGGACAGTAAATTACAGATGTGCCAAATCACGCGGAACGTTATTGAAGTCTTCCCGGCAAAACATTCGCATTCAATCAGCACCGACATTCCTATAGAAAGAACTCAATCTTGTTTTCTCATAATAAGATGTCAGAACCACTAATCGAAAAGAGGAGAAAGTGCAATGAAAAGTTACCAGATGGGCTGGCAGCAGGGGGTGGCAGTTGGTCCTTGTCCTTAGAGCAGGAGGAGGGGGGCAGGCAGTTTCCCATCGACAGTCCGACCCGGCCCGCTCTCAAAATCCCTTCCCCTCCTTACATTCCACCTGCCCCCTCCTCCCCCCCAACCTCCCTCTCTTGGCAGATGGCCgcggaagaaaaagaaaaaaaaaaaaaaagaaggaaaacttACTAATTTGGTGTTTTTCCGACGACCAGTGCtcaggaaaagaaagaaactaagggaccccctctctctctctctctctctctcctttttttatttttttccttattaaaattttctaattttttctcGTCCGTCTATTGCCTGTGTCTAAGTTTGGCGGAGACGGCGGGGAATATGCTTAGAGCCCGTCAAATCTCAAACGAGAAAACGGGAGAGCTACAGTTGCTCAaacaaacaaagaaagaagaccCCCCACCGCCACCGTCTTTGGCATACTTTGCCATAAATAGGCATTCAACATATGgcccaaaaaaataattaagtaaatagTCACCCCGAATGGTTTGAGTGAGACGGCTTATTACTTATTAGTAGTTGCTAATTTAAGAAACATAACTTTTTATATGGGAATAGTTGCAACCAAAGGAAAGACCTTCGGGACATTGTAAGAAGAAATTACCTTACTTAGATTACAATCTATCTAAGCTAGATTTCTATCTATCAAGTAGAACCCTTTATGTacttaatttaaaaaacaaatttctaaCTATTTGATGCTTTGATGTATAGTTCCTGTTCTATATATTTGTGGAATCTATCTTAACTAACTAGTCAATTGTTATgtatttttaattgacatattAGCCTACTAACACATTAAACGAATTAAAGAGACCTTCAAAAGTGGTAGTCTACCGAGAATTAATGTTTTTCAACCATGGATCTAAAAAATGGCAGCAACAAAATATAATCAAGGGAACTTACGAAAATATTCCACATAATAAATCCCAACATCGTGCTACCTCTGAAACTCCACATACATATTCGACTAAATTTTTATAGGGATGGCAATTGTTTTATCATTTGATTTCAGGTATACTTCGTTTCAAGGGGTTGCAAACACCATAGAGAATCTCCTTTCATAAGTACAAAGGTTTCTTTGCATAGAAGATCCACAAATAAGACCTCACTTACAACAATTAGAGGGTTAGGGGTTTGGCTTGGGTGTCATTTTATTTCGAGGGGTTTGgatatgatttgaatattcaTGCCACAAAGATATATAGAGAGAACCTTTTTGTATTTTACAATTAAAACCACACGGTTTGAGCCTATTAGTATGCTATATGGTGAtagtagagaaagagagagaggatattGCAGCAGGGAATAGGGGGgagcagaaattttttttaaaaaaaatcgaaCAGTCTCACAACAGCTCAGGCAAAAGAAAACGCGTCCATCGACTGCTTCCTGTGTTTTATATAATAAACATTCTAGATGGTCAAAAACTATCAGAGACGGCTCCCAGAATAGAGAGCTTCAGAATTTCCACTAAATTATTGTTAatgcagtattttttttttttttttttttacactcaaAATCACCTGCACAagtaaacaaatataaaaaaataaaagatgccTAGCAAGAGAACACTTCTACTGCCGAAGCATAAATTAAAAACCTCAGCAGTCCTGGACAATGCAACTACGCCTCTGCACGGCTGGTCAATAATTCAGGAATGTGCACTCTCTGAGCCCTGGAAATTATCTCCTCACCTACAAGAAACACAAGACAAGTTATATATCATGGCAGACGTACTTATAGCCCAATACTGTACTGTTGGGCCTGTctgaaataatattaaaaaaaaaagaggcccAATTTAGACTAGTTTTGATCCAAACCCGAActacctaatatatatatatatatatatatatatatatatatatatatatatatatatagaaaaaaaaaaatggggagagagagataacaATGTgattctttctctcttctcctctatttctctcattctctctctacaaaTTCATGCGACTCTACCAACAAATCTCTGAGAGACCTTTGGATCTAGCAAACATGCCCTCTCCAAAGCTCTATAAATAGCTCGGAGGAGGCGATCGTGGGGGGGATGAATATCGAAGCTGTGCGAGAGAGGGATCGCCCACAGCTAGTGCATACACACTCTCAGGTTGtattgcattaaaaaaaaaaagaaagaaaggaagtgaagaggaagatgatgagAGCTAAAAAACAAAGACCCTAGTATTATCTATCATCACTACTAATACTATATCACTATATACCATATACTtacctatacatatatatatgtatcctctataataatctatattatatCATCTAacagaactaggctactatattattaatagcaccaagtcattggtgctaccaagtttttggccattggattaagtgatgtgcggttaggatgatgtgggccccctagggttgagtgggtggttggttgaatagtataatctaacgggtaaaaataatcaaagtgattaatctaacggcagaaaacttgatagcaccaactacttggtgctatcgatagcatagcagccggactctaaatatatatatatatatatatatatatatatatatatagttagtagAGGGAGCCGCCGCCGCAACATCAACCACGTCAgctgtcgccgccgccgccgttgccACGTACCCTGCCGACGCCGCCCGAGCCGCGTCCCCTGCCATCGCTTACCGAGCCGCTAAGCCTGAACCCATCGCCGCCACACCTGCCGAAGCCGCCGACGCCATACCCGTTGCCGTCGTTTCGAAGCTGACTAAAGTCGCCATCAGCCGCTGTTCACCGGAGCCTTCACAGTGAGGTCAAGGATTGGAACCCAACCATTCTTGCCTCGGGagcaagaaagaacaaaaacaagaaaatgGGTGGATTACCTTATTTCCTCTGCTTACGTCAAAATGTACCCATGactcttgttttttttaataatattttgtgtTAAACAAAAGAGGATACTGAGACTTGTTtgcaactaaaaaaaaatttaagagaaaaaCTATTAAGCACACATAATATTTTTGttctaaaactatttttataaaattacataattaCAGCTAATATAGCTTTCacaattaacatatatatatatatatatatatatatatatatatatataatatatatatatattatatataatatatattatataggtggGGGCACTAGAGCATATGAGTCTAGAAAGttcctttgtactcataaatttggTCGTTCGGGATTGAAAAAAAATGTGCGGGCTAAGATGAAgaagtggttacggttaggcTTGATAGTgtgcctcctagggttgagtggcgtGCGGTTGATGAATAGTTATAATACTAAAGGGTCGAATGAATataaaggtagatctaacggcaaaaactttatgagtacaagaaactctatactcataagagtttAATAGTAGtcgcatataatatatatatatatatatttatatatattataatagtatatatattatatatataaagaacttAGGCtaattattactatttaatagcaccaagtattAGTGCTTACAAGGTTTTTCCACCATTTGGATTAAGAAGATGTTGCGGTTTAGGATCTGATTGTTGGCCCCtaggttgaatgggtggttggtgaTATATTGATCTTAATAGGTGAAAATTGATCAAAAGGATTAGATCGTAACGGCGGAAATCGTTGGTAGCACAAGTGCACCTTCattgctattaatagcatagtagcggatgcttctcctctcttcttctctctttcttttcttctactaatatatatatatgatatatattatattttgagcttctgatcttttaaaaaatttgtacttAAGACATGGTTTATTGTAAAGATTTTGAGCCTTTGGATTAGAGTATTGCGGTGTAGGATGATCCGGGCCCcataggttgagtgggtggtttttgtcttctttttctcttttgtaatagtataatctaatgtgTTTGAAAATGATCGTAGAGTAAaattaacggtaaaaaactttaCAAGACTAAGTGCTTGGTTGCAATTTCACAAGCATCATTAGCTGaactctcttcttctctctcttactacctctctcttctctcttctattatatatatatatatatatatatattatatatatagaattatgctactattaCAAATTTCAATAGTACACCCTTGGTACTATTTGAGTTTTCGGCGTTTGGATgaatagatgtgcggttaggatatagtggtccccggttaattTGAGAGTGGTCTCCTTTAGGGTGAGCTGGGTTTGGttgttaatagtataatttaattggtgaaatgattaaagggtaagATATTCTAACggcaccccccccccccccccctgaAAACttcaatagtatcaagggctttgcgtactatcgatagcatagtagctggactatatatatattactcatataatataatatatataatattaataattttttttataatatatatatatatatatatagagaaggaGCAGAGAGAGTCACGTCTCCCGTGCTTTcggaaagtacggaggcctccgtacttcgATAACTTGTTTTGGATTATAGGGAGATCCGATTCGACATCGACTCCGTTAGTCATAATCTACGTTACTAGTAAACTATCCTAGACAATCaattttataagttttcggACATcaatttaccaagcgatcacaggTCTCAAAAATGGCTATTTAAACGGCCGATGTGTGCACGTTTTAAATTTCAAGGTGTGGagagaagtttcaaatatatattaaaatttattaatagaaTTCTACTTAAACATAAGTATAAgaaccaatacttccgatttgaaatttgagtctttatcactgttttttatgagattatatattattttcagtCGTTTCATTTGAGCTACTTGTATCTAGACaacaaagtcaaaaaaattaatgaccATCTCTGGTTTCTAATATAgtttcaatagcgtagatcattaTTTAATGAACCGATCCGCCGGAATTGGAAAgtccatcatcaaaaactaaTCTTACAATGTACGGATTGCCTCCGCTTACTTTCGAAAAGCATTAGGAGCCTAgattctatatataactactatatatataatatatatggatatatagatatatagtattatgtatatcattatatatgtattgtatCATTA
This region includes:
- the LOC109717764 gene encoding probable serine/threonine-protein kinase PBL17 isoform X1; the protein is MGNCLPPSSCSKDKDQLPPPAASPSAGKNFKKSSSPIKLSRVASAISSVVGVPVVPKDVEDFRLMAGYGHVNIFTYNELALATKNFRPDLIVGEGGFGFVYRGVIDENVRPGFQATEVAVKELNPDGYQGDKEWLAEVSYLGQFSHPNLVKLIGYCCENEHRLLVYEYMASGSLEQHLFRRICTTMPWPTRMNIALSAARGLAFLHGAERPLIYRDFKTSNILLDAEYNAKLSDFGLAKEGPVGEKTHVSTRVMGTYGYAAPEYVMTGHLTSRSDVYGFGVVLLELLIGKRVMDKNRSGREHNLVEWARPLLVRNTKLLKIIDQRMDGQYTSEHVEKVAKLAYDCLSNNPKGRPTMNQVVQILESLTEDKEEMHRENAGAVVTLYDFHKETADQSKMRR
- the LOC109717764 gene encoding probable serine/threonine-protein kinase PBL17 isoform X2 → MGNCLPPSSCSKDKDQLPPPAASPSGKNFKKSSSPIKLSRVASAISSVVGVPVVPKDVEDFRLMAGYGHVNIFTYNELALATKNFRPDLIVGEGGFGFVYRGVIDENVRPGFQATEVAVKELNPDGYQGDKEWLAEVSYLGQFSHPNLVKLIGYCCENEHRLLVYEYMASGSLEQHLFRRICTTMPWPTRMNIALSAARGLAFLHGAERPLIYRDFKTSNILLDAEYNAKLSDFGLAKEGPVGEKTHVSTRVMGTYGYAAPEYVMTGHLTSRSDVYGFGVVLLELLIGKRVMDKNRSGREHNLVEWARPLLVRNTKLLKIIDQRMDGQYTSEHVEKVAKLAYDCLSNNPKGRPTMNQVVQILESLTEDKEEMHRENAGAVVTLYDFHKETADQSKMRR